ccctgaggtgcgtgtcatcagcccggtgccacctgtaccggtcccatgcatcaggtctccagtgcgcctccacagtccaataagtccggagcctccagcgacggtccccagtccggggcctccagcgacggtccccagtccggggcctccagcgacggtccccagtccggagcctccagcgacggtccccagtccggggtctccagcgacggtccccagtccggggcctccagcgacggtccccagtccggggcctccagcgacggtccccagtccggggcctccagcgacggtccccagtccggggcctccagcgacggtccccagtccggggcctccagcgaaggtccccagtccggggcctccagcgaaggtccccagtccggggcctccagcgaaggtcccctgtccggagcctccagcgaaggtcccctgtccggagcctccagcgacggtccccagtccggagcctccagggacggtccccagcccggggtctccagcgacggtccccagcccggggtctccagcgacggtccccagcccggggtctccagcgacggtccccagcccggggtctccagcgacggtccccagcccggggtctccagcgacggtccccagcccggggtctccagcgacggtccccagtccggggtctctgaccttagatatctctgttttctatatattttggttaggtcagggtgtgactagggtgggtactctagtgtagtatgtctagggttttgtatgtctagggttgttgtatgtctaggggtttttgtatgtctatgttggcctgatatggttcccaatcagagacagctgattatcgttgtctctgattggggatcatatttaggcagccctgttaaccactttctggtgtgggatcttgtctatgtatagttgcctgtctgcactatttgtatagcttcacctttcgtttggttgtttgttgttttggtgagtttcagtttattaaaatGATGTGGGACTCTACTCACGCCTTGGTCTAAtcattatgacgaacgtgacatgCAGCCCCTTGTTTGGGGAACGTTGAGTAAAGGATTTACAGAAAGAGTGTATTTGAACAGTGTGGACCTACCTGTCCCCTCATACATCCCTGCTTTGAGCCCCTGCAGGTAGCAGTGGAGCAGGACTCTGCCCCGGTTCGAAGAGGAGGATGTGCTGCTACTGGCACTGCACTCACAGTGGCTCCTCCCATTCACCACAAGACCTGTATCACTACCAGAGAGTACAGACCAGAGAGTACAGACTTGTATTACCACCAGAGAGTACAGACCAGAGAGTACAGACCTGTATTACCACCAGAGAGTACAGACCAGAGAGTACAGACCAGAGAGTACAGACCTGTATTACCACCAGAGAGTACAGACCAGAGAGTACAGACCAGAGAGTACAGACCAGAGAGTACAGACCTGTATTACCACCAGAGAGTACAGACCAGAGAGTATAGACCAGAGAGTACAGACCAGAGAGTACAGACCAGAGAGTACAGACCTGTATTACCACCAGAGAGTACAGACCAGAGTACAGACCAGAGAGTACAGACCAGAGAGTACAGACCAGAGAGTACAGACCAGAGAGTACAGACCTGTATTACCACCAGAGAGTACAGACCAGAGAGTACAGACCAGAGAGTACAGACCTGTATTACCACCAGAGAGTACAGACCAGAGAGTACAGACCAGAGTACAGACCAGAGTACAGACCAGAGTACAGACCAGAGTACAGACCAGAGAGTACAGACCAGAGAGTACAGACCAGAGAGTACAGACCAGAGTACAGACCAGAGTACAGACCAGAGTACAGACCAGAGAGTACAGACCAGAGAGTACAGACCAGAGAGTACAGACCAGAGAGTACAGACCAGAGAGTACAGACCAGAGTACAGACCTGTATTACTTACAGATACTAAAGAAAAAGTAAATCAGAAATCAATCTGGGTGCCCGGATTCTCCTAAAACACACTTTGGCAACAAAAGGAGATAGCTGCTAGTCTGAAATCTAGAACCTGTTATATGTTGTACCATTCCACTCTTTGTACTCCGTGTCATTGCCAAACATTTGGAAcgacaaggagtggaatgatagcagaaacagactggtacccatgcTAGACAGCTACTGGACACTATTGATCTAATGCAATATATGTAGTCCTGTTTAGACAACAACAGTCTTTTTTTATTAAGATTTCTAAAAGACCAGCATATTAATCAATCATTACTATCTACAGATGATTTATTTGGTGTTTATGGATTACCTGTCTCTCTGGGTTGCCAGAGCTGATTGTGTCACCTTTACCTCCTGCTGTATAGGAGACCTCTGCCTGTTGCTACCACAGAGTTGCAGGATCTGGCAACGCATCTCTCCCAGTTCATCCTGTGGGGTAAACAATTGTTCGATGTTAACTTCATCTTCTCTGGGTTGCTGTTTTAGCAAATTATTGATTCAAAACATCATGATCGGGATCCCCATTCCATTTTTTATAAAAACAATTTTTAAAatgacctttattttactaggcaagtcagttaagaacaaattcttattttcaatgacggcctaggaacagtgggttaactgcctgttcaggggcagaatgacagatttgtaccttgtcagctcggggatttgaacttgcaacctttcggttactagtccaacgctctaaccactaggctaccctgccgccccaaagttATCCATAGTCTCTATGCTCTTTATAAAAGCCTCGGCTGAGATTAAATCTGATCACACTTTCTAGAGCGTTGTCGACCATTTAAAGGCAGTGTTCCTGGGAACCCATCTCTCTGGTATCATGACCTGCTTGAACTCCATCTCACCCTGAGAGATTCAACCAGGGTCTCCATGCGCAGGGCCTTTCTCTCACAGCTCCTCCGGGCTTCTCCCACCTCCTCCCTGATATCACTGTCTCCATGCTGGATCTGACTCAGCTCATACAGAGCACTGGAGAAGCCCACCTTCAGCTCTGACACCAGGCCCTGgagctggaggagggagagagagatggatggatacatggatggatggatggatggatggagggatggatactttgatggatggatggatggatggatacatggatggatggatggatggatacatggatggatggatggatggatggatggatacatggatggatggatggatacatggatacatggatggatggatggatggatacatggatacatggatggatggatggagggatggatggatggatgaacagATGCAGGACATGGATAGATAGTGTCAGATTGTTATAGGTACAGAGTATGTGTTCTCAATTACTTCGGCCAGGATTCAATCCGATTGTGGGTTCGCGACAACGCGGCTTTTAAATGTAGGCTAATTTCTAATTGAGACGACATCTACAGTGTTTACCGTGAATAGTCTCCGCGCACGAGGGAACATAGCCTTTAAAAGCCACGTTGTCGGTTAGGCGCGATCGGATTGAAACCAGTTTTTTCTTGGTTAATTAAAGGCAAAATGacattacactgaacaaaaatataattgcaacatgcaaagtgttggtcccatgtttcatgagctgaaatgaaagatcccagaaatgttccaggtGCACAAACATTTTATTTCTCTTAATGTTTGGGCAcaattttgtttacatccctgttagtgagcatttctcctttgccaagataatccatccacctgacaggtgtggcatatcaagaagaatgactattacacaggtgcaccttgtgctgggggacaataaaaggaacCTCTAaagatgtgcagttttgtcacacaacgccacagttttgagggagcgtgctgaatgcaggaacgtccaccagagctgttgccagagaattgaatttgtaacctttatttaattaggcaagtcagttaagaacacattttaatttacaatgacggcctactctggccaaacctggaagacgctgggccaattgtgcgccgccctacgggactccaaatcacagccggatgtgatacagcctggatttgaaccaggtactatCGTGACAcctcttgcgctgagatgcagtgccttagaccgctgcgccactcgggagcccatgttgaatgaatgttcatttctttaATGCCTCAAACGTtgttgtgaccaacagatgcacatctgtattcccagtcatgtgaaattccttagattagggcctaattcatgtatttcagttgactgatttccttctatgacttgtctgtaactcagtaaaatctttgaaattcttgcatgttgcgttttatatattTTGTTGTTCTGTATAAATAAAAGAGAGATGGTGGGCTACACAACGGTTGTGTAAACATTTGTGTAACAGACAAACTCTCCATTGCACAATCATAATCATCGTATCAACTCCAATGCATACTTTATTGGCCCTGTACACACTCAAGTTGTACAACTGATTTTACAACACATTTGGCACAATCGTTGTGACACAAACGGAGAGTTTTACTGCACACAAGTAATCACACAAGGGTTGTGGAGACACTACAGAATGgttgagtaaaaaaaaataaaaaatataattgtgCAGACAAACTCTTTCTATTGTttcacaacaaaaaaaacatatatcCAGTTGTATTACAGCCATTGTGTCAAACTCATTATACATCAGTTGTACAACCTGGGTGTGTAGGTGACCATTGTCCTCAGAAAGGAAAAGTATTTCCACAGCCTGTCAACATAAAGATCAACATTCAATTAgataacacacaacaacaacaacacacaatacagtaGTGTAGGCTAGAACATGAAGCCGAGGAAACGATCAGAGGCAGCTACATCAGAGAGGGTCTATAATGTAACAGGGAAGTTAGTaacccaaatggctccctattaccaatatagtgcactagtccctataagggccctggtcaaaagtagtgcactatatagtgaatagggtgctatttgggattaCAAGCCAGACTTTGGGTGTGTTTTAAACATGGGGAATACACCGAGGTAGTTAATATGTGAGAGAGGATAATCAGGGAGTAAACAGGTTTACCTTGGAGATCTCACTGACTAGCTCTCCCTCCTGAGGCTTCATAACCTCTGTGGGAAGAAGagcaaacatttataaacacaACTCCTCTGTCAGCTCAGCACAAGCTCGCAGATGTGTTCATTCATTAcactgcactctaactgcagttacactgcacactaactgcagttacactgcactctaactgcagttacactgcactctaactgcagttacactgcactctaactgcagttacactgcactctaactgcagttacactgcactctaactgcagttacactgcactctaactgcagttacactgcactctaactgcagttacactgcactctaactgcagttacactgcactctaactgcagttacactgcactctaactgcagttatactgcactctaactgcagttatactgcactctaactgcagttatactgcactctaactgcagttatactgcactctaactgcaggTATACTGTaaaattactgcagtaaaaaaatatattttggattcAGTATTTACAGCATACTGGAGATATACTACACTATAACTGCAATCTCTTTTTCTTAAGGGCTGCGGCTGTGGAGAGGAATCTCAGCTTTCTTTCCAAATGTTTAGCCCTTCACTGTGCGTGAATGCAACAACTGTTTAGCCCTTCACTGTGCGTGAATGCAACAACTGTTTAGCCCTTCACTGTGCGTGAATGCAACAACTGTTTAGCCCTTCACTGTGCGTGAATGCAACAACTGTTTAGCCCTTCACTGTGCGTGAATGCAACAACTGTTTATCCCTTCACTGTGCATGAATGCAACAACTGTTTAGCCCTTCACTGTGCGTGAATGCAACAACTGTTTAGCCCTTCACTGTGCGTGAATGCAACAACTGTTTAGCCCTTCACTGTGCGTGAATGCAACAACTGAGTACAGCATTTGTTTCCTCATGTTTTCTGAACGGAGTTGTCATTATTTTGGTCATATTCTTGTCATGTAGTATTTGATGCACTTGTTTTTATGCCTGCTAAGTAACTTTTCCTGTCatattagctggctagctaacgaaGTTGTTTCCATTTTGTGTCTCGTTTTgaatcattatatatatattttaccctcTTCGTCATGGCTTTACCTCTCAGATCACAGGTTAGCACAGAGAGCAGAGCTCCATAATTCCTCTGGGAATTTCCTATACTCCAAACCAGATTGGATATCAGGAAGGCAGACAATAGTGACAAAGACTCGGCATTTAACCTCCTTTCTCTCTGTAGTCATGGTAACCTCTTCctaaccatagaaatataatctataGAATGAGTGTACCACTCAAATTGCCAGGGTTTAAAAGCTCTTTCAATAGATTCTATGTTCCTGACTAACCTAGTCACTGACTGACccaataaaacatgtaaaaacaTAGATCAAAAGTTTTGTATTTCCTTATAAAAATACGAAGTGAAACATTAACAAGTTGTTAGTCCTGACAACCTGACTGAATGTTATGTCCGGCTGTCTTGTCTTGATAAATATTTTTCAAGGAAACCTGCACCAAATCATAAATGTAGTATACTTATTGTACTATAGTCAGTGGTCTGACAGTGTCTGTTTATAGTACCCAAGCTAGAACTGCCCCTGCCAGCAATTCCCCTGGTGAGGGGGAAGTGACTAACCTGCCAAAGAGCTCTACACTGcaggggagaaagacagaggccAAACTACCTCCTTCTAAGCCTAACAGCAGAAGGACAGATCAGATACAGTATTAAAACATAAAAGACAGCCCATACACCAGTTAATTCCTACAAGTCTTCAGATGGTTGATAAGTGGATAAGTAATTATATTCTCTATTCTATTTTAATATATTAGGTTCACTGGAAAGAAAAGTGAAATCTGATTCATATGAAATTACAATATATCCCATTTATTCTTTAAAAATAGCAGCTACATCTAAAAGTTATAATAATTATATAGTCTAAAATCAAGTCAACCTACCCATATTAAATGATGAAACATCTTCAAATGAAATTCTACCAACAATTTGATGAAACTATAAATGTTATCTTACCGTTATTTGCCACCGCCATTCAGATCATCAAGAAATATCTCATCAAGTGAAATTTTCTCCATCCAAATCCACTTATTTGAGCAAAAACTGACATTTCATTCATTGACACTGCACTCGTGGCGGCGCCCTGAACCTTTGAAAGCAGGTGCATTTGTGCAAGGGATGCACCGACGGATGCCTGATACAGTTCGTATCTACCTGGGTGCGTCCACGCAAGACGAGCAGCCTGCGTTAAATCATATGAATTAGTTGTTTTGACCGGCCGGGCTACTCCGAGCCTTAAATCGAGTGCACTCTTGGGCGTGGACGAGTCGAGCCTGGATCTGATTGGCTGGTTTGGACACTCGGTGTTTTTTTAAATCGTAGCTGACAAGCGTTCATGAACTCTGTCAAAATTTGTACAAAAAAAAACGTCAATTCATTGTGTATTTGGTAAGAAAGTCTTTATATTTTTTTTAGCTTCTGATTAACTTCAGGCAATGTTCTCACGAtgctattaaaaaatatatatataataatttgctttccattagctagctagcacgaTGGTAACTCCATAGCTAGGTCAGACAGGTCGTTAGATAGGTCGTTAGCTTGTGTATCATTCATATCAAAttattatttagctagctaacaattcaTGTCTAACACCGATTCCACATTAGCACAGATATGAGAGATCTTACAGGAGTTAACGTTAACTTGAAACAGCACTTGACCAAGACGGTCATGTAgacatggagtgtgtgtgtgtgtgtttggtcgcCAGTGGACCAAGTGCACCTACTTGTTCTGTCATtacagtaactagctagctatcggTTAATGTCGTTTAAAAATGTGTGTGACTGACATAGCTTCCTTCCAACCCCGCCTCAGCCAGAAACAATGAGGACCACCAGTGAGTTTGATTCATCCTCTGATGAAGAGGAAATTTGTGAAGAGCATCTGACACCTTTCCAGATCTCCTGGCAAGTTGCTAACTGACACATGACTCAGGGCAAAGGTCACTGGCCTGGTTACACATGTCACTGATCAAGTAGGTGACCCATGtatctatacatagcctaacggACCTGGTAGTACATTGATCAACCATTCTCCCTGACAGGTTGCCCTTGTCCATAGTGGATTGTTCTCTGTTTCTTGGAATATGTCCTCTGCCAGGGTGCAAATTCAAAGATATCAGAAGAAATTTACTGAGAGATGTTGGTAAGTTGACCTATTTCTGTGAAATCAAGTGTCCTAATAGTAGGCTAATTCCCCTGAGAGGGCTATGGTGAGATTGGATGGGTTGTGAACTGTTATGTCTTTGTCATCATGGGTAATCATTgttagagggaggggggggtaaatcttctctctgtctttcggtGCAGTCAAGGCCGACGTGACTAGTGTTGTTCTGAATCCGCTTGTTGACATTGTGTCCCAAACGGCATCCTATTACCCTATGGATGCTCTTTTATAAGGGAATAGGGGGACATTTGGTCCACATGCCTACAGTATCTTCACATCTTCTTTGTCCAGGTGAGCTGCATAACCAGGGGGTGCAGGATGTGTTTGTGTTCTGTACCAGAGGAGAGCTCCATAAGTACCGTGTGCCTAGCCTGCTGGAGACCTACAGGCAGCAGGGGCTCGTGGTGCACCACCTGCCCTTCCCTGACGGGGGCACCCCTGATCTGCAGCAGTGCTGCCAGATACTGGATGGACTGCAAGCCAACCTACACAACAACCGGAAGACTGTCATCCAGTGAGTACGAAAGTGTTATGCAATAAAAGTTCATCGTTTGACTTGATGCATTAATTTTTAGCCCCTATTAGTGCAATCTCAAAATAtttgagatggggggggggggggggtgttcgttTTAAAGTGCCGGTAGCACGTTCGTCTTCACAAAACGAACACGTGTTTAACTACTAATATATTCTGTGCTTCTCTCGCCAGTTGTTATGGAGGTCTGGGTCGCTCTGGACTAagtatgaattattattattattatacattttttgcTAGTCAGTCATTTTGCCTCAACAACATGACTCTGAACGGGTGTCACTGTCTTCAACAGTTGCTGCCTGTCTGCTGCTTCAACTGTCCGTCTCCATGACTCCCAACAAAGCCATCGAGATCCTAAGAGAGCACAGAGGGGGTGGGGCCATTCAGACAGTCAAGGTGAGGAGACACTTCTAATCTTTCTATCAAAAATCTCTTATTGTagaagcctggtcccagatctgtttttgcTCTTGCCAGCTCCATTGCTGAGCCATAAATTCATTGTTgtcaagagagcagaaacagattTGGAGCCACTAATGTATTGTCTGTCCAGATTCTCTATAATGTTGCTGTAACTTCCTCTTTCAGCAATACAACTTCCTGCATGAGTTCCGGGAAAAATACTCTGCCTACCAAGAAACCAAAGCAGTCTCAACAGAGCGATCGGTGTCGCGGTGATACCATTACCCTTCAACTGAACTCTGTCCTTTTTAAATTAATTGGGAGTAATAAAAGCATTGAATATTAACCGCTCTCGAGAAGAGATGGTTTGACATGATTGTATGTGTTCTCTTATAGCACTTTTTAAAGCCCTATTCTTAAACTAAACGTTTTAGAGATTATCGTGTTgctgtgctctgatatctgctttaCATTATGATTAACTTTGAAAGAACTATTTGAATCCCAATACAGTGGCTTCTATTACGTGGGACTGTTGTGAGGCGTGAGCTCCATGTTTGTACAGCATAATGGTAGATCAGCTCTGTCCATTGAGCCAGGAAATTAAACCAATCTGGTGCACATCAGTGTAATGAGGGTAGGTTTATTTGGAGTCAATCACTAGTTGTGATTTTGGGTCTAGATTCAATCTGTACTGTGGAAAATCCGCTTTAAAGACTATTCCCCCCCCCGATTCTATGCAGCACTTACCATGAATGTGTTCTCAGAACATTGCCTTGAAAATATTTTAATATTTTCCTTTGTGAAATGAGCTACTCTAGTATGAACATGAGGAAAGTGACACATCAATTTACTTCCTGATGACTTTACAGGTTGGATAAGTCAATTACAGAAGACAATGGGATAAATATTCTTTATCTTTTTAGAAAGTAGTCAAATtcctgcaaatcaaatcaaatcaagacaACCTGATTAGAAATCCTGAAATTGTCACAATGTAATAGGAGTGTGAAACTTGGCAAAAGACATAAATAAAAATGGAtatttttttggtagccaaaattgaaatacatttttaaaccaaTTCAATAAAGTCAAATCTAAACAGGTACATGATGGAATTGGTTGTTTCTGAGTACATAGCAGGTTCAATGGTTACGTTTTTATGATCACACATTTCAGAAATGTCTACTCGGGATTGCTGTAGCGTCACATCAAAATAGCCTATTAGCATCTACAAACAAAAACGCCCCTTAAAAGCAAGTATGTATAACAAGGGGCCACAAAAGTAGAATGATAAGTTTTCAGAAAGCATAGTAAACCTAAACTAAATGTGTTTGATATAAGACAACCATACTGATTGTCCCTGTCTGTGCAACACATTTTCCATCAGGTGATCAAGATTAGACTCATTCACCTATTTAGGTGAGTTCTAGTTTTCAAATGTCTCTGGGCAAGAAAAGTATTTAATATTCTACAATTGAATAAGCATGTAATTATGACAACCCCAACACAAAATAAATTTTCACAAGCTTGGCATATAATTCACATCCTTAATACAGTATTTATTAGATAATAAGCAACACAGCTCTGAATAACTGATGGTGTTGATCACAACAGAATCTCTTCTAATTTGTAAACAGTCaaaagtagggggggggggggtcaaaaaaaCTATTTGAAATCAATTTTAAAGCATCAGATAACCACCTAATGGGGGGGAAAAGGGTCCAAATGTCTGTCGTTGTTAGTCTTCCTCTCAGAAAGCATTCAGTGGACTGACTAAAACTATGAACGAGAGGAAAGCTGTGACCCAATTTgaagataaaaataaaaaatgggaGAAATGTTGTTTGTTTAGTTAGTAATGTCTGCTCTGGG
This genomic stretch from Oncorhynchus kisutch isolate 150728-3 linkage group LG7, Okis_V2, whole genome shotgun sequence harbors:
- the cdkn3 gene encoding cyclin-dependent kinase inhibitor 3 isoform X1, with the protein product MRTTSEFDSSSDEEEICEEHLTPFQISWLPLSIVDCSLFLGICPLPGCKFKDIRRNLLRDVGELHNQGVQDVFVFCTRGELHKYRVPSLLETYRQQGLVVHHLPFPDGGTPDLQQCCQILDGLQANLHNNRKTVIHCYGGLGRSGLIAACLLLQLSVSMTPNKAIEILREHRGGGAIQTVKQYNFLHEFREKYSAYQETKAVSTERSVSR
- the cdkn3 gene encoding cyclin-dependent kinase inhibitor 3 isoform X2, with the translated sequence MSLIKLPLSIVDCSLFLGICPLPGCKFKDIRRNLLRDVGELHNQGVQDVFVFCTRGELHKYRVPSLLETYRQQGLVVHHLPFPDGGTPDLQQCCQILDGLQANLHNNRKTVIHCYGGLGRSGLIAACLLLQLSVSMTPNKAIEILREHRGGGAIQTVKQYNFLHEFREKYSAYQETKAVSTERSVSR